CCCCCCAGCCCCAGGCCACCGACGCGCTCTGGAAGGACGTCATCAACTGGGCCCGCTACTCCATCAACACGCCCATGGGCCGCGCCATCGTCTTCGCCGACGTGCACTTCGGCTATGACTTCAGCCGGCTCGATGACTCCGCGATGCGCATCCAGGGCACCCGCGTGGACGTGGTGCTGCCTCCAGTGGAGGTCAAGGTGGAGCTCAAGCCCGGCGAGACGGAGATCATCGGCTCCAACCTCGACAGCGCCCAGACGACCCTCCTGCTGGAGAAGGCCCGCGAGGCCTTCGAGCGCGAGGTGAAGGGCGATGTCCGGTTGAAGGCGCGCGCCCGGCGCTCGGCGGAGAACACGCTGCGCGTGCTGTTCCTCTCCGCGGGGTTCCGCGAGGTGAACGTGGTGGACGTGCTGCCTCCTCCAGCCACCGCGGGGTAGGAGAACGGGCACGGATACCCTCACCCCGTCCCTCTCCCGAAGGGAGAGGGGATGTGTCCGCGGGGATGGGTTTACAGTGCGGTGAGGGTGCCGCCCTCGAGGCGGAAGAGGCCGGGGATTCCATCCGGCGCACCGCCCAGCCGGGCCAGCGCCTCGCACGCGGGCACGTCCGACTCGCGGCACACCAGCGTGAACTCCCGCCAGCCCAGGTGTACGCGCAACGGCACCTCTCCCGCGTGCAGCACCAGGCGTCCGCGCTGCTCCGCCGTGAGCAGCCTCGCCCCGTCGTACCCATCCCCGCCCGCGACCGCCCACAGGCCACTGAAGGTCTCCGCCAGCACCACCTGCCCCTCGTCCAGCACCACCGGCCTCACCGGCGCGGGGTGCGCCTCCAGGTTGCGCCAGGCCAGCGCGTCCACCGCCTCCGCGGACAGCCCCGCCGGCTCCAGCGAGTCCCCGGGCAGGTAGTGCACGAACTCCGCGTCCTCCAGCACGTAGAACACCGCGAGCCCCGCGGGCCCCGGCCGGTGCAGCGCCCCCGCGGCCTGGGTCTCGAAGCCGCCGGGCCGCAGCACCGGACGCAACCGCGTCTCCAGCGAGCCCGTATCCACGGCGAGCCCGGACAGGCTCCGCAGCCGCGTCACCATGCCCCGCACGTACGTGTCCAGGTCCTGCGAGCCGTCGCGGTAGGCCACGTACAGCGACGCCACGTCCACCCGCCCCACCTCGCCCGAGGCCAGCTTCACCAGCAGATCCTTCCCCTGCCGCCGGCACGCCACTCCGGCCCGGTGCAGCGCCGCCAGCAGCGCGGCGGTGAACTCCGGGCGCAACGCCCGCACCTGGGGCGCGGGCGGAGGCGGCACGTCCGCGGCCTCCAGCTCCGCCTCCAGCAGCCGCGCCTCCTCGTCGAACGGATCCCTCCGCAGCACGTCCGCCACGTACTCCCGCGCCCGGCCGTGCTCACCCCGCCGCAGCGCCAGCACCGCGAGCACCTTCTGGGCCTCGGGGTCTCCCGGGTTGAGGACGAGCGCCTCGCGCAACACCGCCTCCGCGTCACCCGGCCGCTCCAGCCCGAGCAGCGCCCGCGCCAGCCCCAGCCGCACCTGCACGTCCTGGGGGAAGTCGCGCCGCAGCACCTCCAGCAGCCGCAGGGCCTCGCGCTCCGCGCCC
The sequence above is drawn from the Archangium gephyra genome and encodes:
- a CDS encoding tetratricopeptide repeat protein, which produces MDPTSLERLRRKVEAGEPLNDAELEVLRTAAQNTPGPTLRLAVAHALVNAGAEREALRLLEVLRRDFPQDVQVRLGLARALLGLERPGDAEAVLREALVLNPGDPEAQKVLAVLALRRGEHGRAREYVADVLRRDPFDEEARLLEAELEAADVPPPPAPQVRALRPEFTAALLAALHRAGVACRRQGKDLLVKLASGEVGRVDVASLYVAYRDGSQDLDTYVRGMVTRLRSLSGLAVDTGSLETRLRPVLRPGGFETQAAGALHRPGPAGLAVFYVLEDAEFVHYLPGDSLEPAGLSAEAVDALAWRNLEAHPAPVRPVVLDEGQVVLAETFSGLWAVAGGDGYDGARLLTAEQRGRLVLHAGEVPLRVHLGWREFTLVCRESDVPACEALARLGGAPDGIPGLFRLEGGTLTAL
- a CDS encoding DUF4230 domain-containing protein encodes the protein MLRFLSRVLLVLVALAAGAVGSFLLLRPKPPALPDTPALVTRVREVARLETLQVSLYKKVEFSPQPQATDALWKDVINWARYSINTPMGRAIVFADVHFGYDFSRLDDSAMRIQGTRVDVVLPPVEVKVELKPGETEIIGSNLDSAQTTLLLEKAREAFEREVKGDVRLKARARRSAENTLRVLFLSAGFREVNVVDVLPPPATAG